A window from Bombus fervidus isolate BK054 chromosome 12, iyBomFerv1, whole genome shotgun sequence encodes these proteins:
- the LOC139992787 gene encoding uncharacterized protein isoform X2: MFRRKNGRLEDSDTAEQVLFHGEIVQKFVAATVAQDYEVSDIQCSGAGSAADLLTAKIKRPVGFRGAPLFADDRSANPLTDIHCQIRPDPNDPQEDNYFLKVTDFSKCGILKRNGFIHLRVWFPAFPGVVMLADQELILMCRPPEPTLLRHKAAGFAGTFPHGARVSGVVEETPGRLEYEVALYREATGNVSDASGSQTVDQAVPIGTKLQLRARISADSAWGYIKLLEVTVSPDPDQPHAPGSVVLVKDGCRNRDFASIIPHQPARYRERKNEVFLDFEAFLLSSMRERSTLWIHSQIKACMEPQDCQPDFCLDLFEPSGHGKKKKRSIVEDTNEYFPKVDRLIKEYNDSIPYTKFKENIEYTVMMPDDIYQKVTAGLENSCGSFLYVATGLGALLVLSAFIMCYLATRLHNLSSTIPQNKSIDELVRDRARKYSEQTPGYTGRSTVQ; the protein is encoded by the exons ATGTTCAGACGAAAAAACGGCCGTCTCGAGGACAGTGACACGGCTGAACAGGTGTTATTTCACGGTGAAATAGTTCAAAAGTTT GTTGCCGCCACCGTTGCCCAGGATTACGAGGTCTCTGACATTCAGTGCAGCGGCGCAGGATCAGCAGCCGATCTCCTGACAGCGAAGATCAAAAGACCAGTTGGCTTCAGAGGGGCGCCGCTCTTTGCCGACGACAGATCCGCCAATCCGCTTACCGACATTCACTGCCAGATCAGGCCAGATCCCAATGATCCTCAGGAAGATAACTATTTCCTGAAGGTGACTGACTTCTCGAAATGCGGCATCCTGAAGAGAAAC GGTTTCATTCACCTGCGAGTATGGTTTCCGGCATTTCCCGGTGTCGTTATGCTAGCCGATCAAGAATTGATCTTAATGTGCCGACCACCTGAGCCCACGTTACTCCGTCACAAAGCTGCCGGTTTCGCTGGAACCTT TCCTCACGGGGCAAGAGTATCTGGGGTGGTCGAAGAAACACCTGGACGACTAGAGTACGAGGTAGCCCTTTACCGCGAAGCTACGGGCAACGTATCGGACGCATCGGGGTCGCAGACTGTCGATCAAGCGGTTCCCATTGGTACAAAGCTTCAGTTAAGAGCTCGAATCAGTGCAGACAGTGCATGGGGTTACATTAAACTGTTGGAAGTAACCGTTAGTCCCGATCCCGATCAGCCTCACGCTCCAGGAAGTGTCGTGTTGGTGAAGGACGGCTGTAGAAATCGAGATTTCGCGTCAATAATTCCTCATCAACCAGCCCGTtatcgagagagaaagaacgaagTTTTCCTCGATTTCGAAGCCTTTCTCCTCAGTTCCATGAGAGAACGTTCCACGCTGTGGATCCACTCGCAGATCAAGGCTTGCATGGAACCTCAGGACTGCCAACCG GATTTTTGTCTCGATCTTTTTGAACCATCAGGAcacggaaaaaagaaaaaacgatcTATCGTAGAAGATACGAACGAATATTTTCCTAAAGTCGACCGCTTGATAAAGGAATACAACGATTCGATACCTTATACGAAATTTAAGGAAAATATCGAATACACAGTGATGATGCCTGATG ATATATATCAGAAAGTGACTGCTGGACTTGAAAACAGTTGCGGTAGTTTCCTTTACGTTGCAACAGGACTTGGTGCACTTCTGGTTTTATCCGCTTTTATCATGTGCTATCTTGCAACAAGACTTCACAATTTGTCGTCAACTATACCACAAAATAAATCGATCGACGAACTAGTACGAGATCGTGCTAGAAAATATTCTGAACAAACACCAGGCTACACCGGCCGATCTACGGTACAATAG
- the Pect gene encoding phosphoethanolamine cytidylyltransferase isoform X1, with amino-acid sequence MTENRKEVRVWCDGCYDMVHFGHANSLRQAKALGDYLVVGVHTDEEITKHKGPPVFMEQERYKMVRGIKWVDEVVEGAPYVTTLETLDKYNCDFCVHGDDITMTADGVDTYHLVKAAGRYREVQRTAGVSTTDLVGRMLLMTRQHFKQGDSEYSVDREPSKSMGQDRTARSPWTGCSQFLPTTQKIIQFSDGKSPQPGDKIVYVAGAFDLFHVGHLDFLEVAKKEGDYLIVGLHTDPVVNRYKYGNHPIMNLHERVLSVLACKYVNEVVIGAPYEVTKDLMEHFDVAIVCHGQTPIMPSEDGSDPYTEPKRQNKFKLLDSGNDMTTEKIVERIILHRLEFENRNLKKEKKEQAAYEAFIKSQKKERTE; translated from the exons ATGACAGAAAATCGCAAGGAAGTAAGGGTATGGTGTGATGGATG CTATGACATGGTGCATTTTGGCCACGCGAATTCTTTGCGTCAAGCGAAGGCATTAGGTGATTATCTAGTTGTGGGTGTACATACAGATGAAGAAATTACTAAGCATAAGGGACCACCAGTATTTATGGAACAAGAAAG gtACAAAATGGTTCGTGGTATCAAGTGGGTAGATGAGGTAGTTGAAGGAGCACCTTATGTTACGACTTTAGAAACATTAGACAAATACAATTGTGATTTTTGTGTTCATGGTGATGATATCACTATGACAGCAGATGGTGTAGACACGTATCATTTGGTCAAAGCAGCAGGTCGTTAtag gGAAGTTCAAAGAACAGCTGGCGTATCAACAACTGATCTAGTAGGCCGAATGCTGTTAATGACACGGCAACATTTTAAACAAGGAGATAGTGAATATAGTGTTGATAGAGAACCTAGTAAAAGCATGGGTCAAGATAGAACAGCTCGAAGTCCATGGACAGGTTGTTCACAATTCTTACCTACTacacaaaaaattatccaATTCAGTGATGGGAAAAGTCCACAACCTGGAGATAAAATAGTTTATGTAGCAGGAGCATTTGATCTTTTTCATGTTGGTCATTTAGATTTCCTAGAAGTTGCAAAAAAAGAAGGTGATTATCTTATAGTTGGACTTCATACAGATCCAGTGGTTAATAGATACAAATATGGTAATCATCCAATTATGAATCTTCATGAAAGAGTACTTAGTGTGCTGGCATGCaaa TATGTTAATGAAGTAGTAATTGGGGCTCCATATGAAGTTACTAAAGATCTTATGGAACATTTTGATGTAGCTATTGTTTGTCATGGTCAGACTCCTATCATGCCTTCTGAGGATGGTTCAGATCCATATACTGAACCTAAAAGacagaataaatttaaattattggaTAGTGGTAATGACATGACTACAGAGAAAATTGTTGAACGCATAATTCTTCACAG ATTGGAATTTGAAAATAGGAAtttaaagaaggaaaaaaaagaacaagcaGCTTACGAAGCCTTTATAAAGTctcagaaaaaagaaaggactgaataa
- the LOC139992787 gene encoding uncharacterized protein isoform X3 yields MWIVLIAGFCTVAATVAQDYEVSDIQCSGAGSAADLLTAKIKRPVGFRGAPLFADDRSANPLTDIHCQIRPDPNDPQEDNYFLKVTDFSKCGILKRNGFIHLRVWFPAFPGVVMLADQELILMCRPPEPTLLRHKAAGFAGTFPHGARVSGVVEETPGRLEYEVALYREATGNVSDASGSQTVDQAVPIGTKLQLRARISADSAWGYIKLLEVTVSPDPDQPHAPGSVVLVKDGCRNRDFASIIPHQPARYRERKNEVFLDFEAFLLSSMRERSTLWIHSQIKACMEPQDCQPDFCLDLFEPSGHGKKKKRSIVEDTNEYFPKVDRLIKEYNDSIPYTKFKENIEYTVMMPDDIYQKVTAGLENSCGSFLYVATGLGALLVLSAFIMCYLATRLHNLSSTIPQNKSIDELVRDRARKYSEQTPGYTGRSTVQ; encoded by the exons ATGTGGATCGTCCTGATCGCTGGATTTTGCACG GTTGCCGCCACCGTTGCCCAGGATTACGAGGTCTCTGACATTCAGTGCAGCGGCGCAGGATCAGCAGCCGATCTCCTGACAGCGAAGATCAAAAGACCAGTTGGCTTCAGAGGGGCGCCGCTCTTTGCCGACGACAGATCCGCCAATCCGCTTACCGACATTCACTGCCAGATCAGGCCAGATCCCAATGATCCTCAGGAAGATAACTATTTCCTGAAGGTGACTGACTTCTCGAAATGCGGCATCCTGAAGAGAAAC GGTTTCATTCACCTGCGAGTATGGTTTCCGGCATTTCCCGGTGTCGTTATGCTAGCCGATCAAGAATTGATCTTAATGTGCCGACCACCTGAGCCCACGTTACTCCGTCACAAAGCTGCCGGTTTCGCTGGAACCTT TCCTCACGGGGCAAGAGTATCTGGGGTGGTCGAAGAAACACCTGGACGACTAGAGTACGAGGTAGCCCTTTACCGCGAAGCTACGGGCAACGTATCGGACGCATCGGGGTCGCAGACTGTCGATCAAGCGGTTCCCATTGGTACAAAGCTTCAGTTAAGAGCTCGAATCAGTGCAGACAGTGCATGGGGTTACATTAAACTGTTGGAAGTAACCGTTAGTCCCGATCCCGATCAGCCTCACGCTCCAGGAAGTGTCGTGTTGGTGAAGGACGGCTGTAGAAATCGAGATTTCGCGTCAATAATTCCTCATCAACCAGCCCGTtatcgagagagaaagaacgaagTTTTCCTCGATTTCGAAGCCTTTCTCCTCAGTTCCATGAGAGAACGTTCCACGCTGTGGATCCACTCGCAGATCAAGGCTTGCATGGAACCTCAGGACTGCCAACCG GATTTTTGTCTCGATCTTTTTGAACCATCAGGAcacggaaaaaagaaaaaacgatcTATCGTAGAAGATACGAACGAATATTTTCCTAAAGTCGACCGCTTGATAAAGGAATACAACGATTCGATACCTTATACGAAATTTAAGGAAAATATCGAATACACAGTGATGATGCCTGATG ATATATATCAGAAAGTGACTGCTGGACTTGAAAACAGTTGCGGTAGTTTCCTTTACGTTGCAACAGGACTTGGTGCACTTCTGGTTTTATCCGCTTTTATCATGTGCTATCTTGCAACAAGACTTCACAATTTGTCGTCAACTATACCACAAAATAAATCGATCGACGAACTAGTACGAGATCGTGCTAGAAAATATTCTGAACAAACACCAGGCTACACCGGCCGATCTACGGTACAATAG
- the Pect gene encoding phosphoethanolamine cytidylyltransferase isoform X2 — MTENRKEVRVWCDGCYDMVHFGHANSLRQAKALGDYLVVGVHTDEEITKHKGPPVFMEQERYKMVRGIKWVDEVVEGAPYVTTLETLDKYNCDFCVHGDDITMTADGVDTYHLVKAAGRYREVQRTAGVSTTDLVGRMLLMTRQHFKQGDSEYSVDREPSKSMGQDRTARSPWTGCSQFLPTTQKIIQFSDGKSPQPGDKIVYVAGAFDLFHVGHLDFLEVAKKEGDYLIVGLHTDPVVNRYKYGNHPIMNLHERVLSVLACKYVNEVVIGAPYEVTKDLMEHFDVAIVCHGQTPIMPSEDGSDPYTEPKRQNKFKLLDSGNDMTTEKIVERIILHSA, encoded by the exons ATGACAGAAAATCGCAAGGAAGTAAGGGTATGGTGTGATGGATG CTATGACATGGTGCATTTTGGCCACGCGAATTCTTTGCGTCAAGCGAAGGCATTAGGTGATTATCTAGTTGTGGGTGTACATACAGATGAAGAAATTACTAAGCATAAGGGACCACCAGTATTTATGGAACAAGAAAG gtACAAAATGGTTCGTGGTATCAAGTGGGTAGATGAGGTAGTTGAAGGAGCACCTTATGTTACGACTTTAGAAACATTAGACAAATACAATTGTGATTTTTGTGTTCATGGTGATGATATCACTATGACAGCAGATGGTGTAGACACGTATCATTTGGTCAAAGCAGCAGGTCGTTAtag gGAAGTTCAAAGAACAGCTGGCGTATCAACAACTGATCTAGTAGGCCGAATGCTGTTAATGACACGGCAACATTTTAAACAAGGAGATAGTGAATATAGTGTTGATAGAGAACCTAGTAAAAGCATGGGTCAAGATAGAACAGCTCGAAGTCCATGGACAGGTTGTTCACAATTCTTACCTACTacacaaaaaattatccaATTCAGTGATGGGAAAAGTCCACAACCTGGAGATAAAATAGTTTATGTAGCAGGAGCATTTGATCTTTTTCATGTTGGTCATTTAGATTTCCTAGAAGTTGCAAAAAAAGAAGGTGATTATCTTATAGTTGGACTTCATACAGATCCAGTGGTTAATAGATACAAATATGGTAATCATCCAATTATGAATCTTCATGAAAGAGTACTTAGTGTGCTGGCATGCaaa TATGTTAATGAAGTAGTAATTGGGGCTCCATATGAAGTTACTAAAGATCTTATGGAACATTTTGATGTAGCTATTGTTTGTCATGGTCAGACTCCTATCATGCCTTCTGAGGATGGTTCAGATCCATATACTGAACCTAAAAGacagaataaatttaaattattggaTAGTGGTAATGACATGACTACAGAGAAAATTGTTGAACGCATAATTCTTCACAG TGCTTAA
- the Exu gene encoding maternal protein exuperantia produces MVSSTIMENGKSIPSRKSTTGIGPGNYRLVGWDMDTTGKKVIDEICQIAGYTPSSSYSQYVMPYKDLNPPAIKRHNMKIVTIGKFRVLKDSTTNKALKTKSEVSALTDFLTWLSSIRGDAADGIILVYHEPRKVIPAMLIESLKKYNLLEKFKEIVKGFANGFNVAEVKCANTVRAYTLRTLSQSLFNRENQLNNAKDRACLALQIVQHLSSLEVTKGNETDGSGDSDSAMKNTVDFIREFVQPVEMEEQEYAELKIVFERQNTLRPIFGALFRVNRRERQHASPLRRLLAEAGIEYSQLQEAWNNGKKEGLEKLIKEKLTSTEEKKIEDLLIVLEDHFDPNKKPKLRISREKNQMKMENSMINEDKENNNKCDSSIGSPDTTTPNSPLKIKSESSESSTIIAEE; encoded by the exons ATGGTGTCGTCAACAATAATGGAAAATGGGAAATCTATCCCATCAAGGAAATCTACTACGGGTATTGGCCCAGGCAACTATCGTTTAGTTGGTTGGGATATGGATACTACAGGCAAAAAAGTTATAGATGAAATATGCCAAATAGCTGGGTATACACCTAGTTCTTCATATTCACAATATGTAATGCCATATAAAGATCTTAATCCTCCAGCTATAAAAAGGCATAATATGAAGATAGTAACTATTGGCAAGTTTCGTGTACTTAAAGATAGTACAACCAATAag GcattaaaaactaaaagtgAAGTGTCTGCATTAACAGACTTTCTAACATGGCTTTCGTCTATAAGAGGAGACGCAGCAGATGGTATCATATTAGTTTATCATGAACCACGTAAAGTTATTCCTGCTATGTTAATTGAatctttaaagaaatataatcttctggaaaaatttaaagaaattgtgAAAGGATTTGCAAATGGGTTTAATGTCGCAGAAGTAAAATGTGCAAACACAGTTCGTGCATATACTCTTAGGACATTATCTCaaagtttatttaatcga gaaaatcaattaaataatgCAAAAGACAGAGCATGTTTGGCTTTACAAATAGTACAACACTTGAGTTCACTAGAAGTTACAAAAGGAAATGAAACAGATGGTAGTGGTGATAGTGATAGTGCCATGAAAAATACTGTTGATTTCATTAGAGAATTTGTTCAGCCAGTAGAAATGGAAGAACAAGAATATGcag aattaaaaatagtatttgAACGTCAAAATACTTTAAGACCTATTTTTGGGGCCCTATTCCGTGTGAATCGTCGAGAACGGCAACATGCTAGTCCTTTACGTCGATTGCTCGCCGAAGCAGGCATAGAATATTCTCAATTACAA GAAGCGTGGAATaatggaaagaaagaaggtttagaaaaattaattaaagaaaaattaacttcgactgaagaaaagaaaatcgaagattTATTGATCGTCCTTGAAGATCATTTCGATCCTAATAAGAAACCCAAATTAAGAATATCAAGAGAAAAGAATCAGATGAAGATGGAAAACTCTATGATTAATGaggataaagaaaataataacaaatgtGATTCAAGTATCGGAAGTCCGGATACCACTACTCCTAATTCACCGCTTAAAATTAAATCCGAATCTTCTGAGAGTAGTACAATTATAGCAGAGGAATAA
- the LOC139992787 gene encoding uncharacterized protein isoform X1, with the protein MFRRKNGRLEDSDTAEQVLFHGEIVQKFVSKVAATVAQDYEVSDIQCSGAGSAADLLTAKIKRPVGFRGAPLFADDRSANPLTDIHCQIRPDPNDPQEDNYFLKVTDFSKCGILKRNGFIHLRVWFPAFPGVVMLADQELILMCRPPEPTLLRHKAAGFAGTFPHGARVSGVVEETPGRLEYEVALYREATGNVSDASGSQTVDQAVPIGTKLQLRARISADSAWGYIKLLEVTVSPDPDQPHAPGSVVLVKDGCRNRDFASIIPHQPARYRERKNEVFLDFEAFLLSSMRERSTLWIHSQIKACMEPQDCQPDFCLDLFEPSGHGKKKKRSIVEDTNEYFPKVDRLIKEYNDSIPYTKFKENIEYTVMMPDDIYQKVTAGLENSCGSFLYVATGLGALLVLSAFIMCYLATRLHNLSSTIPQNKSIDELVRDRARKYSEQTPGYTGRSTVQ; encoded by the exons ATGTTCAGACGAAAAAACGGCCGTCTCGAGGACAGTGACACGGCTGAACAGGTGTTATTTCACGGTGAAATAGTTCAAAAGTTTGTTAGTAAA GTTGCCGCCACCGTTGCCCAGGATTACGAGGTCTCTGACATTCAGTGCAGCGGCGCAGGATCAGCAGCCGATCTCCTGACAGCGAAGATCAAAAGACCAGTTGGCTTCAGAGGGGCGCCGCTCTTTGCCGACGACAGATCCGCCAATCCGCTTACCGACATTCACTGCCAGATCAGGCCAGATCCCAATGATCCTCAGGAAGATAACTATTTCCTGAAGGTGACTGACTTCTCGAAATGCGGCATCCTGAAGAGAAAC GGTTTCATTCACCTGCGAGTATGGTTTCCGGCATTTCCCGGTGTCGTTATGCTAGCCGATCAAGAATTGATCTTAATGTGCCGACCACCTGAGCCCACGTTACTCCGTCACAAAGCTGCCGGTTTCGCTGGAACCTT TCCTCACGGGGCAAGAGTATCTGGGGTGGTCGAAGAAACACCTGGACGACTAGAGTACGAGGTAGCCCTTTACCGCGAAGCTACGGGCAACGTATCGGACGCATCGGGGTCGCAGACTGTCGATCAAGCGGTTCCCATTGGTACAAAGCTTCAGTTAAGAGCTCGAATCAGTGCAGACAGTGCATGGGGTTACATTAAACTGTTGGAAGTAACCGTTAGTCCCGATCCCGATCAGCCTCACGCTCCAGGAAGTGTCGTGTTGGTGAAGGACGGCTGTAGAAATCGAGATTTCGCGTCAATAATTCCTCATCAACCAGCCCGTtatcgagagagaaagaacgaagTTTTCCTCGATTTCGAAGCCTTTCTCCTCAGTTCCATGAGAGAACGTTCCACGCTGTGGATCCACTCGCAGATCAAGGCTTGCATGGAACCTCAGGACTGCCAACCG GATTTTTGTCTCGATCTTTTTGAACCATCAGGAcacggaaaaaagaaaaaacgatcTATCGTAGAAGATACGAACGAATATTTTCCTAAAGTCGACCGCTTGATAAAGGAATACAACGATTCGATACCTTATACGAAATTTAAGGAAAATATCGAATACACAGTGATGATGCCTGATG ATATATATCAGAAAGTGACTGCTGGACTTGAAAACAGTTGCGGTAGTTTCCTTTACGTTGCAACAGGACTTGGTGCACTTCTGGTTTTATCCGCTTTTATCATGTGCTATCTTGCAACAAGACTTCACAATTTGTCGTCAACTATACCACAAAATAAATCGATCGACGAACTAGTACGAGATCGTGCTAGAAAATATTCTGAACAAACACCAGGCTACACCGGCCGATCTACGGTACAATAG